ACTGCTGCTTTATATCTCTCGTCAAGTATCCAATACTCCCGATATGTGCAGACTCACTATCGCTCCTCAACTCTAAGCGACACGTAGATAGATGGAGCTGGTCGTAACTCTTCTCAGCTCTTCGTCACCTATCGCAAGGAAAGCTGTGCCTCTATTCCGTTGCAGCTGCAATATTTGGTCTCGCCCAACTGTCTCGGGACGTTGGGCATCCTTACTCCTGTGTCTCCTTGTTTCTCCATGCCATGTCCCAGTCGTTGTCGCTGACCGTGAATTGCAACCTTTAACGCCCACAAATGATAGGCAACGTGTTTCCACAGCGGGATGCTTGTCAGATGTTGCGATATTCCAGCAATACCGCAGCTGCATTTGAGGCCTATTCCCGGTTTGAGTCTTTGAGTGGCTGGCGGTTGGCTTTTCGGCTGCGCTTTGGAGGGTGGGTTGGGTAGCAATGCCTGCGCCAATTGAAGCCCAACCCTCTGCCCGCAGGTCCATGTGTTCGGTGCCCAAGCCTTGCTGTCCAATCATCTGGGGAAATTTGACCCAAACTTGTCAACGTCTTGGCATCCCACGAAGTCGTACATTTtgtcattgactttgataGTTTCTGTACCTCCATCAGCAGACTGTGGTTTTATTAACATGCTTCCGGCCTCTCCGTTGATTTAGGATGAGACGCGTGCGTGAGAGCACGAAAGCCTTGATACTTTGTTGATCCCCCTGATGGGCGCTTCGGCTATTCGCAGCCTTACCGACCTGTCAAGACGCTTCGGTTGTTTTGACAGACTTGTGTGACCAAGAATCTGCATGTTCCCTGAACTGTGCATCTGCCTCTTTCTTCAAAGGGTTTCAGAACGCCAACGAAAAGTGGATTATCGCACAGCCACGGCTGTACGAACAAGTCCAAGTCTCGTGTATGCTGAGCAGAATGGTGATAACAGCCAATGTAACATGTCGTCTTCTTGCGGCAAAGCCCAAGTCTAAGCTGATGCCGGTGCATCGAGTTACCTCCTGCCATCGTGCTGTGACCTTTTGTTGACGATAACGCAAAGTGAGCGTGAGCAATTGCAACACAAACCTTCAAAAAGCTCGGGCGAGAAACCGCATAGTAATCACTTTCTGTTCAACCAAATTTGAGCCGACTTTGACCTTGCTCGAGTTTGCCTCCCCGgctccttcttgaagtcgTTCCTTGCGTCTTTTGCGCAGAGTTGCGTGCAGCAGGTTGTCGTTCAGCGAATGTCGGCTTGACACGTTCTGCGTCTTGTAGATCTTTGGCCATATGCCAATCTCTATGGTTTTGGAGCGCTTCCGGGTCCGCGAAGCTGGCCTTGCAGCGAGAACATACAACATCGGTCAATGAATGCTGTTTTTGATCCACTTGCACATCGAAGGCGCTTTCATGCCACGGTGATGCGTGAGACTCATGCATGGCAAGGTCGGATTCATGGCGGGCCTCACAATCATACTTAGTAGCGAAACTGAGGGTCTTTTGGGTGGGATCTGATGGCAAAGAGCCAGCTTTGGAGTCTTCCCCGTGAGTATGTGAGTCGGTTAGGGAGGTTCTTTCGTGATCAGTGGAGGGTCGCTTGGAGAAGAACCGCTGAATGCCACCATCCTCGACGCGGCGTTTCTTCGCGGAGGGTTCTGGTCCAGTAGAAGATTGACGGCTATCGGGAATCGACGATCGAAGAGCTTCTGCCTCTTCCCCCTTGACAAGAAATGCGCCGATGCCCATGTTACCTTTGACGCCGTCTTCAAAGCCTGCTACGCTAAGACTCAAGTTTGCACAAGGCCAGACTCCTCTCCCTTCTGCGATTATCTGCAAAAGGAGGTCTTTAGCCAATTCGAAAAGACTGCCTTCGTCTATGATTCTGCCTTGGGGGATGGGTCCCGACCGCGATCTCACTTGTCCCTCATGGCGATGATGTAAGTTCATCGTCCTCGGTCGTCTCTTGTTTTCCAGACTTCCCTCCTCAACGAGGCGAGCGAATATGTCAGCTGCAAAGATTCTCAGCCATCGCGTTGCTTGTTCTGAAGAGTTGATAGTTGGACGAAAAGACTTAGCCGACAGCATCGACTTGATCTGTGTTCTTGAATTGACCTCGCTTGTGTCAATACCTCGGATGGTATTATATATCCAAAAACCTGTATCATGGCCAAGCTTTGTTTTCATAGTTGCCAAAGGAACATCCAACAATTCAATGACGCTCTCTGTGTTGAATGTCGATACTATCTGCTCTCCGAGTTTGCCACCCAAGTTTCGAAGCTTGGTGATTTTGAAGCCAGCCATAAAAGCAGACACAGCTCTGTTGCGTACAACAGTCTGTTTGTTTGGTTTCTTGTATGCCGAACCCAACTTACTGAGAAGCTTATTGCTTGCTACTCCAGCTGAGCACGTGTATCCCAACTTCTGTCGAACTTCGGCCCTGACTTTGCGAACGATCTCAGATCCGATGAGGATTGCTACATCATCCCAATCTGGATCGACTGTTTCCTGTTCCTCATCCAAATCAATCAAAGCATCGGTCTGCCAGTCGAGCGCGGCAATGGATGGCAAGGGAAGGTTCTCAGTAGGGTCGTCATAGGGGGGCGGGTTTGATAATTCTGGAAAGCGCTCCAGAAGGATCAGGTGGGTTTGGCTCGATAGATCGAGGAAGACCTCGTCAATACTTGCTTTTTCCACCTTCTGGAGATCAAGCGGCAGAGCCTCTTTGATACATGCTAAGATCTTCCGAGACTGAAGGCGATAGTGATCAAGTGAAACCTTATCTGTTGCTATGTGGGCGGCGGCATCCTCGCGATATGCCCACTTGTCGTCGCCTTCTCTCCATGTAGCTACGTGCTGGACGATAAGTTCAGGGCACAActtttttgcttcttcgaCATTGCAATGGCGTCCAATACCAAACTCGCGTGCAGGATAGTTGACTGCGATGAGACCTTGCCTGTTGGAATGTCAGAGACTCGAAAGTGGGTTGGAGAATCATGATATTAGGAGTAACGCTCTGGTGGTGACTGGGGAGAACAGAGCTCCTGGACTGGACATAAACCCCAGCGTGGCAAAACGAGGCTTTCATTTCCATGGCTATGGAAGACTACCGTCTATGGATGTAATCGTGACAACTTTGCCTGCCAAGAACAGCGGAGCGACAAGGATCAAGTGTTACACAACCTGGGTCAGGAGGTCACGATCTTCGGGGGATTAACATATGAGTTTTCGAGGGTTCGGCTGAGAATGTTCTTGGAGGCTGTGAAGTGAGTTGTTGACTCGTGTTTCCATGCTCTACAGCTTTTCAGAGATTCTGGGAAGGATCATTCTCTATTCCGCGAACAATGAACGGTCATGGCAACAAGCACGAAGATACTTGGTGACGATCCATCTCGCAAGGTTGAGAGTAACACGATGCAAGCCTCAGCGAAAACTATTTGCTACTGTCCAATCACTGCTGCATCTAAATAGAAGGATCGAGCAACAGACTCGATTCTCAGTCCAACAGAGGATTTGAGGAATcggagaagagagacaacACCTTGTGTTCCATGAGGAGTGTGAGAGTGCAGGAAAATCAGGGCTTGACCTTGGTAGGGACTCGGGAAATAGGAAATGCATTTGTGCTCACCATTGTTGAACAGCTAACGGCTTGTCCTCTGGAATACCAAGTCTAACCGTCTCGCACTGCGCATAAAAGGCGTCGAGGTCAATGTGGGCAATGACGCGCAGCGGGTTCGAAGTGTTGGACGAAGCAAGCTGTGAGAATTGGCGATACGTGAACTGGGAACGCCGCCGGCCTCCTTCAAGCAGTGGTGACGAAGCCCCGAGAGGCCTGTTTAGCGGTGAAGAAGACATAAAATGTGAGGCTTCGATATTTTAGGGCTTTCTTGACGGTGAAAAATGCATTCGTGTTGTGCGGCTACTGCAAGGCGTTGGTAATGCAGGCGGTCGATGTCTCTCTTCACGGAGAATTTCTCGTGTCCGCGAACGCCACAAACAATGCGACAATGTCGCTCTCTTCGCAAGCTCTTCACAAGTTGGGGCTGAGTTTCTTGAGAGAATTGAGATATGCTCCTACGAGGAGTCGTGAGCTTAAAGATGAAGATAGACGTGGTGAATGGAAGGAGGAACGCGAGATGTGATAGGTCCGCGCCAGTGCCATTCAACTCCTTCACAGAGCAAGATCCACTTTCGAACGTCgttccttcttgtccttaGTTGCCGTTCACTTACAAGACGATGGTTTTAGTAGGATATCTCAGCTGTTTTCTCTATGAAAGAAACGAGTCTCACTATGATAAATGCCTGCTCTGATGATTGTGTTGTCTGGCGTTATCGAGGTCGTACACCTGACAGTGCAGAAACATGCACGTTATACATTTAAATAGGATGTTGGGCCAGAAATTGCAGATTTCAACAAGACTTCAAAAGAATTCATCCTCCATAAACCTACGCATGTTTCAGCGAAATTACAAGTCTTGAGTAAGATGATATGTGCAGAAGGTTCTTTGATTGCTCAGTGTCAAGAAAACCATCCGATCCGTGAAAAGCCACCCTAGAGCATGCGTG
The window above is part of the Fusarium oxysporum f. sp. lycopersici 4287 chromosome 8, whole genome shotgun sequence genome. Proteins encoded here:
- a CDS encoding DNA polymerase eta subunit, with protein sequence MSSSPLNRPLGASSPLLEGGRRRSQFTYRQFSQLASSNTSNPLRVIAHIDLDAFYAQCETVRLGIPEDKPLAVQQWQGLIAVNYPAREFGIGRHCNVEEAKKLCPELIVQHVATWREGDDKWAYREDAAAHIATDKVSLDHYRLQSRKILACIKEALPLDLQKVEKASIDEVFLDLSSQTHLILLERFPELSNPPPYDDPTENLPLPSIAALDWQTDALIDLDEEQETVDPDWDDVAILIGSEIVRKVRAEVRQKLGYTCSAGVASNKLLSKLGSAYKKPNKQTVVRNRAVSAFMAGFKITKLRNLGGKLGEQIVSTFNTESVIELLDVPLATMKTKLGHDTGFWIYNTIRGIDTSEVNSRTQIKSMLSAKSFRPTINSSEQATRWLRIFAADIFARLVEEGSLENKRRPRTMNLHHRHEGQVRSRSGPIPQGRIIDEGSLFELAKDLLLQIIAEGRGVWPCANLSLSVAGFEDGVKGNMGIGAFLVKGEEAEALRSSIPDSRQSSTGPEPSAKKRRVEDGGIQRFFSKRPSTDHERTSLTDSHTHGEDSKAGSLPSDPTQKTLSFATKYDCEARHESDLAMHESHASPWHESAFDVQVDQKQHSLTDVVCSRCKASFADPEALQNHRDWHMAKDLQDAERVKPTFAERQPAARNSAQKTQGTTSRRSRGGKLEQGQSRLKFG